The DNA region cacacacacaaaattagctggccatggtggtgggcacctgtaatcccagctacttgggaggctgaggcaggagaatcacttgaacctgggaggcagaggttgcagcaagccgagatcacgccactgcactccagcctgggcgacagagggagactctgactcaaaaaaaaaaaaaagaaagaaagaaaaaagaaaaaaaaaaaggaacacaagCTTTGGAGCAGGTCCGCTATTCATACTCAAATACCTCCCCTTAATCTCTTTCGGTCTCATTTATAAGGTCCAACTCCAGAGGAATGGAGTCAGTGTTGTGAAGTAAGAaagttaatatttcatttatataggcGAAGGGgtggccagcccctccacacctgtgggtgtcaGGTGGAAccagagacttgagaaaagaaataagagagacaaagtatagagaaagaaaagtgggtcCAGCGGCACTCAGCATACGGAGGACCCGCACCGACACTGGTCTCTGAGTCCCTTCAGTATTTATGGATCATTATCTCTACCATCTCGGAGAGGCGGGTGTGGCAGAACAATAGGGTAAtgggagagggtcagcaggaaaacatgtgaacaaaggtctctgtgtcataaataagtttCAGTAAAGGTGCTGTGCCTTGATGTGCACACAAACAAACATCTTGGTGCAATAAAAAGCAGTATTGCTGccagcatgtctcacctccagccctaaggctgttttctcctatctcagtaaatacaACATACAATGGGGTTTTATACCGAGACATTCTATTCCCAGGAacaagcaggagacagatgccttcctcttaaCTACAAAGAGGCCTCCCTCTttcactaatcctcctcagcacggACCCTTTCCGGGTGTCGGAGAGACCGTCAGGTCTTTCCTTTCCCaggaggccatatctcaggctatcacatggggagaaaccttggacaatacctggctttccTAGGTGTGCAGGAAAGCCacagtgtatgtgtccctgggtacttgagattagagaatggtgatgacttttaacaagcatactgccttcaagcactttttaaacaaagcacatcctgcatagccctaaatccattaaaccttgagtcaaccCAGCACATATCTCTGCACATGTGCTGTACACATGGGTtggggctagggttacagattaacagcatctcaaggcagaagaatttctcttagtacagaacaaaatagagtctcttatgtctactttctacatagacacagtaacagtctgatctctttcCCCACTTGTAGGCAAGCACGCAGGACTTTTTAGCAGGATTACATTTTTCATAGAAGATTGGTACATAGTTATAGTAATTTGGTTGGCTATAGACAATGTTTCCTTTTGGGAAAAAGtacatgtaactttttttttttcaatgttttttgatttggaatctcgcactgttgcctgagctggagtgcagtggcatgatcttggctcactgtaacctcctcctcccaggttcaagggattcttctgcctcagtctcccaagtagctgggattacaggcacctgccaccacgcctggctaattttttgtatttttagtagagatggggtttcaccatcttggccaggctggtcttgaatttctgaccttgtgattcacacgtaagtttttttttttttttttttttttttttgagagggagtcttgctctgtctcccagactggagtgcagtggcatgttcttggctcactgcaacctccacctcccgggttcaagcaattctcctgccccagtctcccaagtagccaggattacagtcgtgagccatcgtgcccggggCATGTAACATTTTTTAACAGAGGATGAAATAGTCATGGAtttcctgcactccagcctgggtgacacagcgagactccctctcaaaaaaaaaaaaaaaaaagagttaatctataatctgagaacagaaattgtaaactATATGTGACTCACAGTCATATCTCTCTCGAggcttaaaatgttttttgggATTGCAAtagcttttaatttctttctttcttagggttgctctgttgccagcctggagtgcagtggcgcgatctcagctcactgcagcctccgcctcccgggttcaagcgattttcctgcctcagcctcctgagtagctgggactacaggcacgtgccaccacgccccgccaattttttgtatttttagtagagtcgaggtttcgcaatgttagcaaggatggtctcaatctcctgaccccatgatccgcccgcctcggcctcccaaagtgctggaattacaggcgtgaaccactgcgcccggcctaaatttcattattttctgtagcttcttggccttttggctaaggcTTATGtaaactttttgttatttctacaCCAATTTCTGTAGATTATTATGAGAATTAAGGGAGATAATTATATAAAGGGCTTAACACAGTATCTGGCATTTAGGAAGAAAGCAGTAAGTGgtagctattatttattattattattattttttgagatggagtttcgcttttgttgcccaggctggagtgcagtggcctcccaggttcaagcaattcagagagttgctggccgggtgcagtggctcacgcctgtaatcccagcactttgggaggccgaggtcggtaGATCACCtaagattgggagtttgagaccagcctgaccaacatggagaaaccccatctctaccaaaaatacaaaattggccaggcgctgtgactcacgcctgtaattccagcactttgggagtctgaggcgggcagatcacgaggtcaggagatcgagaccagcctggctaacacggtgaaaccccgtcactactaaaaatacaaaatattagccgggcgcggtggtgggcgcctgtagtcccaactactggggaggctgaggcagaagatctCCGcccgaacccgggaggcggagcttgcagtgagccgatattgcgccactgcactccagcctgggcgacagagcgagactccgtctcaaaaaaaaaaaaaaaaaaaaacaatatatatatatatataaaattaggtgtggtggcacatgcctataatcccagctactcgggaggctgaggcaggagaatcgcttgaacccgggaggcggaggttgcagtgagccgagatcgcgccactgcactccagccagggcgacagagggagatccgtctcaaaacaaaaaaaggagttGTGGTTTGATGCCCGGTGGGAGGGGCGGGGCGGTGGTGAGGGGCGGGGCTTAGTGGTTCACGCCCACGGCTACAAGGCCCAATCAGACCCGTGGAGCAGGTGGAGTTCCGCCCTCGCGGAGGAGGTGGAGTTCCGCTCTCGTCGTCGCAGCAGGCGCGGGACTGGGGCTGCGGCGGCTAAGTGTGTTTCCGGTGGATTCCCAGGGGCGGTCGGAGGTGTGGACTGTTCCTGCTTGCCTGCTCTGGGACGATGTTCTACCATGTGAGCAGGGCTCAGGGTGGCGGCAAGGGCTGGGTGGAAAGGAGGAGCAAGGCCAGGCGCCGGCGCGAGACTCCCCTTGTCCGATAACCTCCCGGCGCGTGGCCTGGTCCCCATCCCTCTTTTCTCCGCAGATCTCCCTAGAGCACGAAATCCTGCTGCACCCGCGCTACTTCGGCCCCAACTTGCTCAACACGGTGAAGCAGAAGCTCTTCACCGAGGTGGAGGGGACCTGCACAGGGAAGTGAGTGCGGAGCTCACCGCGCCGCCAGATCCTTCGATGCGCACACAGGGCGCTATACCTGCGACCCCTCCCCAACTCCTACTCGTCCTGCCACCCACTCTGGGGACCCCGCTAACCCTCTCAGGCAGCCAGTTGCTTCCTGCTTTGGGTTCCCAGGGCGCCCTCTGTAATGCTGGACAGTAAGACTTCCTTCCCTCAGCTGACattggtcattcattcatttactcctcaaacatttaaaaagcactgGGTGTGTGCCAGGACCCGTGTTGGGCTCAGAACAAGGTAGAATGGGAACAAGATAGAATGAGGCCAGCCCTTGTGGAGCTCACAGTGTAGTTATTGTTCCTGTGTCTCCTCTCTGTCATTCTGCTGGTTTTCTCTTATCCCCTGTGTCTAGGGACCACACACCATGGGCCTCTATATATCTTCTGAATGAACGACCAGAAAAAGTGGATCGAGAGTTTGGGGGAGGAAGGAAGTAGACTGGGACTTGGCCATCTCTGGGCTTTGCACAGAGGGGCCTCTCTGATATTGATGAGCTGGGACCCAGCCCAGGGCAGTGGAGTACTTGGGCCTCCAGCATCAGAAAAACCTGCAGGAACATGCAGATTCCTGAGCCTCCTTATTCCCTACAGAATCAAGACTCTGTGAGGCagacctgagaatctgcattttaagatGATGATTCTCAGGCATCCCGAAGATTGAGATCTGTTTCCTCAAGGACTCCAGCCTTCTTGTACATTTACTGTGAAATTACCAGAACAGCATTTGGTCTTATACATACTGATCTGTGTTCTGTCTTCTCTTGGTCATTAAGCTCTCTGGGAGCAGAGGTTCTATCTACTTGTCCTTTTGCTCTCCCCGACCCTACTCCCAAGAGCTCAGTGACTTTTATTGCAGATGTCTCTAGAGGCTCTTGGACACACaatgtctttctgtttctcatcCTCCTTGCAGGTATGGCTTTGTAATTGCTGTCACCACCATTGACAATATTGGTGCTGGTGTGATCCAGCCAGGCCGAGGCTTTGTCCTTTATCCAGTTAAGTACAAGGCCATTGTTTTCCGGCCCTTTAAAGGGGAGGTCGTGGATGCTGTTGTCACTCAGGTCAACAAGGTGAGACCATACCTAGGGGAGGCATTGGGGTAGTCTCTCAGTAGATCTGGGTTGGGTCCTGTCTCCACTTCATAACTGTGCCTTCAGCTAAGtcaccttacttttttttttttgagacagagttttgctctgtcgcccaggctggagtgcagtggtgcttactgcaacctctgcctcctgggttcaagtgattctcctgcctcagcctcccaagtagttgggactgaaggcacgtgccaccatggccggctaattttttgtatttttttagtagagatggggttttgccacgttgcccaggctgatctcgaactcctgagctcagtctgcctacctcggcctcccaaagcgctaggatta from Rhinopithecus roxellana isolate Shanxi Qingling chromosome 15, ASM756505v1, whole genome shotgun sequence includes:
- the POLR2G gene encoding DNA-directed RNA polymerase II subunit RPB7, with the translated sequence MFYHISLEHEILLHPRYFGPNLLNTVKQKLFTEVEGTCTGKYGFVIAVTTIDNIGAGVIQPGRGFVLYPVKYKAIVFRPFKGEVVDAVVTQVNKVGLFTEIGPMSCFISRHSIPSEMEFDPNSNPPCYKTMDEDIVIQQDDEIRLKIVGTRVDKNDIFAIGSLMDDYLGLVS